The following coding sequences are from one Sardina pilchardus chromosome 16, fSarPil1.1, whole genome shotgun sequence window:
- the LOC134059755 gene encoding cytochrome b5 domain-containing protein 1, producing MRRPKYFTPTEVSLHNTLDDLWVSYLGKVYDLTPLVHEFKGDVLLKPIIECAGKDISHWFDPKKKDILTRIDPLTGCLKYYTPRGRFVHVPPPCPRTDWANDFGRPWWRDSRFEAGLLSAKTRWIRIINTLTSEEQKLEVCSEETLDEILQRYLRYNSHAASYTWKHNHVNLDMTKTLCENGFFDEDEEFYKCRMDRELYTESICLHFNDDLTEF from the exons ATGCGTCGACCCAAATATTTTACACCGACTGAGGTGTCCTTACATAACACATTGGATGATTTATGGGTGTCTTACCTTGGCAAAGTGTATGATTTGACACCGTTGGTGCATGAGTTCAAAG GTGATGTTCTGCTGAAACCCATAATTGAATGTGCGGGAAAGGACATCAGCCACTGGTTTGATCCTAAAAAGAAAGAC ATACTCACTCGAATTGACCCGCTCACAGGCTGCCTTAAATACTACACCCCTAGGGGGCGCTTTGTTCATGTCCCCCCTCCCTGCCCACGGACAGACTGGGCCAATGATTTTGGGAGGCCATGGTGGCGGGACAGCCGCTTCGAGGCGGGCCTACTGTCTGCCAAGACTCGCTGGATACGCATAATCAACACCCTCACCTCCGAGGAACAGAAATTGGAG GTGTGCTCAGAAGAGACCTTGGATGAGATCCTGCAGCGTTACTTACGGTATAACTCCCACGCTGCCAGCTACACCTGGAAACACAACCATGTAAACCTGGACATGACTAAGACCCTCTGTGAGAACGGTTTCTTTGATGAGGACGAGGAGTTCTACAAGTGTCGCATGGACCGGGAGCTTTATACAGAATCTATATGTCTGCACTTCAATGATGACCTCACTGAATTTTGA